The following proteins are co-located in the Toxotes jaculatrix isolate fToxJac2 chromosome 9, fToxJac2.pri, whole genome shotgun sequence genome:
- the LOC121187700 gene encoding junctional adhesion molecule A yields MTSSSNLQYFRFPRTPRLSIWLLALVWIVTSGLSVTERNPPIHLRGEVGGNVTFHCPVANNEKITLFYFQNHTTFINGYHISKTITRSKWENTRLDRSETSVHMYGLNVSHSGEYQCIIQYSGKTNIEETSIYLSVTANYSKPTITKSHDRGSCYVTCTSHGGYPSTKVTWNVSVPGNVSSQVWKIVNSSNVPSPSTMLFNSSSTAYFNCSNGELTHLSCSVGDVTSDMFSVCSSSKPDGPGWVIVVAASSAVAVFILVALLLFLKHRKKQKGVAPGEPRAERNVNGEELIILYENKGGTEAS; encoded by the exons ATG ACGTCCAGTAGCAACCTGCAGTATTTTCG ttttcCAAGGACTCCAAGGCTTTCCATCTGGCTGCTGGCTCTGGTTTGGATTGTGACATCTGGCTTATCTGTCACAG AACGTAATCCTCCCATTCACCTCAGAGGGGAGGTCGGCGGAAATGTGACCTTTCACTGCCCCGTGGCCAATAACGAAAAAATAACATTGTTCTACTTTCAAAACCACACAACATTCATTAACGGTTATCATATTTCAAAAACTATAACACGGTCGAAATGGGAGAACACAAGATTGGATCGCAGCGAGACAAGTGTGCACATGTACGGGCTGAATGTGTCACATAGTGGGGAGTATCAATGCATTATTCAGTACAGTGGCAAAACGAATATTGAGGAAACATCCATATACCTCAGTGTCACAG CCAACTACAGTAAACCCACAATCACAAAGTCCCATGACAGAGGCAGTTGCTATGTGACATGTACCTCACATGGCGGGTACCCAAGCACCAAGGTGACATGGAACGTATCTGTGCCGGGAAATGTTAGCAGTCAGGTGTGGAAAATTGTGAACAGCAGTAACGTACCCAGTCCAAGCACCATGTTGTTCAACAGCTCTAGCACAGCATACTTCAACTGCTCCAATGGAGAACTGACGCatctcagctgctctgtgggCGACGTTACTTCAGACATGTTCTCAGTTT GTTCCTCCTCTAAACCTGATGGTCCTGGTTGGGTGATAGTAGTAGCAGCCAGCTCTGCGGTGGCAGTTTTCATTCTGGTGgcattgctgctgtttttaaaacacaggaaaaaacagaaag GAGTGGCACCAGGAGAACCAAGAGCGGAGAGGAACGTAAATGGGGA aGAGCTAATCATCCTCTATGAAAACAAAGGAGGGACAGAGGCATCGTGA